Proteins encoded by one window of Culicoides brevitarsis isolate CSIRO-B50_1 chromosome 2, AGI_CSIRO_Cbre_v1, whole genome shotgun sequence:
- the LOC134828755 gene encoding putative uncharacterized protein DDB_G0282133 — MAPTNKKTQGRQTNNSLSSMTEHIVINPQNTGSTSEPPRKKKSVTNNKKITEVFAETDEVLQIGMHKVLEHVKNHDDAWPFMDPVDEDIAPRYYSIIRRPMDLQKMEEKLDNAEYNSYTEFKNDFKLIVNNCRLYNGQNNEYTDMVNNLQIAFEKATRKYFDHNSSDEETFIDYINNDYSSLFITEYTDMVNNLQIAFEKATRKYFDHNSSDEETFFDFLDVKNDAFHEKVLSEKIKNKKLLQLDIEPKSDYFQMKNKQTLKNDENNHVKEKKRIDNAKNKFDQIKICESVSPKKEVEITSYNRNNDDPKFVFDNIESSLKRKDKKKIIKAIKKKHKTKDKIKSKIRKERGRPKGSHKNVDKVKSVQNKDDNAMIYEAELESDQEETSDKRRKKAMYKLIKKDKEKKSKYKDISKIFKKHSKDELLECTLSLLENEQNLVTGYDKKNKQSNIKKITDQADDRQKDQKSKKKSKKKNKDDPSEKRKPGRPKLKHDQQYFKNNEAIDYKKKKEQTFKKYENEIIRNCTTVNRSENSDKKLNEVEFKTALDLEDEPPGQSFTSDIIDKYDLIKQRRRQKQNIEAAYSNNIPVNKSASKSSESEDEMTNIKMEDKKKYKSEDLLKNLSHKESKNQRLQDTIEKLKKKSKKNKKENALLDEIFKIKPGKPIDDEKSIYKKIRETYGATKNHDSQKIVSEREQKNVCEYDFIDDYVAPISQKENSMESKLGADDKSFSNKYHKKKEHIHSEKFKNNTKLNKSHNHNASKKQEKNNLEALELETEQTLKDINKWLELTPHMSEFGSANSSPSRYIIDELDTVPTRTDDFIRTVPILQENQENDQHLNSQFDALKNETKIGLIDQTASNKHIKNSSLISEQKLSKMNVKELKSRKSTKLLNYVPTRKRELHRNIDRLQPGKSKGNLLNAVSTTKRNEIDVKTDIIASKVKEVKNSLIVETNESGPKLSLGTVLDSEGFGIIQQHNFQDEKLLIEDNCEKSNDFVSINEQSDKTQWGEVKTNDDSINKQCSKSNKLEEVNDKKNDEPKPNLSAWFKAFGIPKKTSNVTLNASKDGTYTDPGLSVTNNFSQPAMRQRKSSTGSTTSELSSVSQDPDSPRITIDESYNASYKSPLQLPIVCSGSSPKPGSFSPKQQSTSNYEINGPIKVGFYQDTTKCSPDKSPRENANTTQQYSTSHRPLSNPTSLQPSFSYYTKTDCSQSQSTTTNSFVDTCQKPSEHQTQSTSNYNSNNPSSPYQSEPMSPYLQSPNSPYTHQSSQTAIHQYPGPIIEPQKTPYSLTTTHKNTIDPHSEKEMSNNEKESTQPPTCSTPQFLPHFKQSNEIRTRSEPEPSGNVNLNSLNNYNTPSTNEISNIKDCSNDQNTWSHQGLYGSAHDKNLFPLSLSNTVLNSQNQSQSDSNVTQSNTENLCNNQPYGLFDFDIRQKKSIDCINSTTLSASDPIALVSKNQDTMRKQQPISSSSSFESKSSDYTNAGSDRSKRNETFVTHENKNSNSCLTFGNQNRPQSKSNISHSNVHQQQNMYGNNRTNYMESGVVDLKSSTIPQTSLSKSLEGTSHFNSYGNSYGGHGQQHPSQSADFAMTASPQHSIRYTDLSRQTPTSHQHQQMDAYKNSAYIRNFASMMAEMGMPSTTQNPYSQSMAHQFVKSFHQATTAALQQFLPGTSMTTTAYSKNSRDGEIRSASSKIFPSVSQQTVISQYIGGNSTNQASLTSQQQQHMATYQQKFSEAANISQTPCLPQGNIIDIKHSTSKKSVKSGLKKNKQASQLPSTISQSDNILNPGINHGGSTYQSQTSAHNFSSYVPNMAGKSSDSVSNSVGKVGSSAGSGSSGSAFNFTTTSSLTLPGPPGMVYGEPPSYLEDFRGSSNPYYPIPTSTNHRNPTDITSEKNPATTSTVSTPYHQFLQHPTTRSGYPFMNPSFDPQQWNLRDDQLRAQMMLASNPYSQSGFPRHLWG; from the exons atggcaccaacaaataaaaaaacacaaggaAGGCAAACCAATAATTCCCTATCTTCAATGACAGAACATATAGTGATAAATCCGCAAAACACTGGTAGTACATCAGAGCCACCACGGAAGAAAAAATCTGTTaccaataacaaaaaaataactgaagt attCGCAGAAACAGATGAAGTTTTACAAATTGGAATGCACAAAGTCCTAGAGCACGTCAAAAACCATGATGATGCTTGGCCTTTTATGGATCCTGTGGATGAGGATATTGCGCCGCGATACTATTCAATTATTCGACGTCCGATGGACTtacaaaaaatggaagaaaaactaGATAATGCCGAGTATAATTCGTACACAGAGtttaaaaatgactttaaacTTATTGTGAATAATTGTCGTTTGTATAATGGACAAAATAATG AATACACTGATATGGTTAACAACCTGCAAATAGCTTTTGAAAAAGctacaagaaaatattttgatcataATTCTTCTGATGAAGAGACATTTATtgattatataaataatgacTATTCTTCATTGTTTATTACAGAATACACTGATATGGTTAACAACCTGCAAATAGCTTTTGAAAAAGctacaagaaaatattttgatcataATTCTTCTGATGaagagacattttttgatttccttGATGTGAAGAACGATGCGtttcatgaaaaagttttaagcgaaaaaatcaaaaacaaaaagttgttgCAACTAGATATAGAACCGAAAAGTgattattttcaaatgaaaaataagcaGACATTGAAAAACGATGAAAACAATcatgttaaagaaaaaaagcgaatagataatgcaaaaaataaatttgatcaaattaaaatttgtgaaagtGTTTCTCCAAAAAAAGAAGTAGAAATAACTTCTTATAACAGGAACAATGATGatccaaaatttgtttttgacaaCATTGAGAGCTCCTTAAAGAggaaagataagaaaaaaatcataaaagcaataaagaaaaaacacaagacaaaagataaaataaagagTAAAATCAGAAAAGAGAGAGGAAGACCAAAGGGATCacataaaaatgttgacaAAGTTAAAAGCGTACAAAATAAAGATGACAACGCAATGATTTATGAAGCCGAGCTAGAATCAGATCAAGAAGAAACATCAGATAAGAGGCGAAAAAAAGCTATGtataaactcataaaaaaagacaaagaaaagaaatcaaaatataaagatatttcaaaaatatttaagaaacatTCTAAAGATGAACTCTTAGAGTGCACATTATCTCTTTtggaaaatgaacaaaatctcGTTACAGGATACgataaaaagaataaacagtcaaatatcaagaaaataaCGGATCAAGCTGATGACAGACAAAAAGATcagaaaagtaagaaaaaatctaaaaagaaaaataaagacgATCCTTCAGAAAAACGAAAACCAGGAAgaccaaaattaaaacatgatcaacaatatttcaaaaacaatGAGGCCATTGactataaaaagaaaaaagagcaaacatttaaaaaatacgaaaatgaAATCATAAGAAACTGTACTACTGTGAACAGAAGTGaaaattctgataaaaaactaaatgaagTAGAATTTAAGACCGCTTTAGATCTTGAAGACGAACCTCCTGGGCAATCCTTCACTTCTGACATTATTGATAAGTATGACCTGATCAAACAAAGACGTCGTCAAAAGCAAAACATAGAGGCAGCTTATTCCAATAACATTCCTGTGAACAAAAGTGCAAGTAAAAGTTCTGAGTCTGAAGATGAAATGACAAACATTAAAatggaagacaaaaaaaagtataaatcaGAAGATTTGCTTAAAAACTTGTCACATAAAGAATCCAAAAACCAAAGGTTACAAGATACAAttgagaaattaaagaaaaaaagcaaaaaaaataaaaaagaaaatgcgcTTTTGGatgaaatctttaaaataaaaccaggAAAACCAATAGacgatgaaaaatcaatttataagaaaatacgAGAAACATATGGAGCCACCAAAAATCatgattcacaaaaaattgtatctgaaagagaacaaaaaaatgtatgtgaATATGACTTTATCGATGATTATGTTGCCCCAATTagtcaaaaagaaaattcaatggaaTCAAAATTAGGTGCTGATGATAAATCTTTCAGTAATAAGTATCATAAGAAAAAAGAACATAttcattcagaaaaattcaaaaacaacaCTAAATTGAACAAATCACATAATCATAATGCTagtaaaaaacaagaaaaaaataatttggaagCTTTGGAACTTGAAACCGAGCAGACACTCAAAGATATCAATAAATGGCTTGAATTAACTCCGCATATGTCTGAATTTGGGTCAGCTAACAGCTCTCCATCACGATATATCATTGATGAGTTAGATACAGTTCCAACACGAACTGACGATTTTATTCGTACGGTACCAATTTTACAAGAGAATCAAGAAAATGACCAACATTTGAATAGTCAATTCGATGCACtgaaaaatgagacaaaaatagGCTTAATTGACCAAACTGCGAGCaataaacatattaaaaattcctctCTAATAAGTGAACAAAAGCTTTCAAAAATGAACGTCAAAGAgttaaaatcaagaaaatcaacaaaattattaaactacgTTCCAACTAGAAAACGAGAGCTCCATAGAAATATTGATCGGTTACAACCAGGAAAATCAAAAGGAAACCTTCTTAATGCTGTTAGCACTACAAAAAGGAATGAAATTGATGTAAAGACGGATATTATTGCTTCGAAAGTAAAAgaggttaaaaattcattgataGTTGAAACTAACGAAAGCGGTCCAAAACTTAGCTTGGGAACAGTATTGGATTCTGAAGGATTTGGTATTATACAGCAACACAATTTTCAagatgaaaaacttttgatagAAGATAATTGTGAAAAGTCAAATGATTTTGTAAGTATAAACGAACAGAGCGATAAAACACAGTGGGGAGAAGTTAAAACGAATGACGATTCCATAAATAAGCAATGTAgtaaatctaataaattagAGGAGGTGAACGataagaaaaatgatgaacCAAAACCGAATTTAAGTGCCTGGTTTAAAGCATTCGGCATaccaaaaaaaacatcaaacgtCACTTTGAATGCTTCAAAAGATGGAACATACACAGATCCCGGACTTAgtgtaacaaataattttagtcaACCTGCTATGCGTCAACGGAAATCAAGTACAGGAAGTACGACTTCAGAACTGTCATCTGTTAGTCAAGATCCAGATAGTCCTCGAATTACAATAGACGAATCTTATAATGCTTCTTATAAGTCCCCATTGCAATTGCCAATAGTATGTTCCGGTAGTTCTCCCAAACCTGGTAGTTTCTCTCCTAAACAGCAATCTACATCAAATTATGAGATTAATGGCCCCATAAAAGTTGGGTTTTATCAGGACACTACCAAATGTAGTCCCGATAAAAGCCCAAGAGAAAACGCAAACACAACTCAACAGTATTCTACGTCCCATCGACCACTGTCAAATCCAACGTCTTTGCAACCTAGTTTTTCATATTATACTAAAACAGATTGTTCTCAATCTCAATCTACTACCACAAATTCATTCGTTGACACATGCCAAAAACCATCAGAGCATCAAACGCAAAGTACTTCTAATTATAATAGTAACAATCCTAGCTCTCCTTATCAAAGTGAACCAATGTCGCCTTATTTACAAAGTCCAAACTCACCTTACACACACCAATCTAGTCAAACCGCTATACATCAGTACCCAGGACCGATAATAGAACCACAAAAAACACCGTACTCTTTAACTACAACgcataaaaatacaattgacCCTCATTCTGAAAAGGAGATGagtaataatgaaaaagaaagTACACAACCTCCCACATGTAGCACGCCACAGTTTTTGCCTCACTTTAAACAATCCAATGAAATTAGAACAAGATCAGAGCCAGAGCCTTCAGgcaatgttaatttaaattcattaaacaaTTACAACACTCCTTCTACAAATGAAATTTCTAATATAAAAGATTGTTCTAATGATCAAAACACGTGGTCGCATCAAGGGTTATATGGATCGGCACATGACAAAAACTTGTTTCCTTTATCGTTATCGAACACCGTTCTTAATAGTCAAAATCAATCTCAATCTGATTCTAACGTGACTCAAAGTAACACCGAAAACTTGTGCAATAATCAACCTTATGGTTTGTTCGACTTTGACATTCGTCAGAAGAAATCAATTGATTGTATCAACTCCACAACACTTTCAGCAAGTGACCCCATTGCAttagtttcaaaaaatcaagataCAATGCGGAAACAGCAACCAATATCATCATCAAGTTCATTTGAATCTAAATCGTCAGACTACACAAATGCTGGTTCAGATCGgtcaaaaagaaatgaaaccTTTGTCAcgcatgaaaacaaaaattcaaattcttgTTTGACATTCGGAAATCAAAACAGACCACAATCTAAATCTAATATATCTCATTCAAATGtacatcaacaacaaaatatgTATGGCAATAATAGAACAAATTATATGGAATCAGGTGTTGTTGATTTAAAATCATCCACAATACCACAAACCAGTCTATCTAAATCATTAGAAGGAACAAGTCACTTCAACTCATATGGGAACAGTTATGGGGGTCATGGACAGCAACACCCAAGTCAATCAGCCGATTTTGCGATGACAGCGTCTCCACAGCATAGCATAAGATACACAGATTTGTCGAGACAAACTCCAACATCTCATCAACATCAACAAATGGATGCATATAAAAATTCAGCTTATATTCGAAATTTCGCATCGATGATGGCTGAAATGGGGATGCCAT CAACAACACAAAATCCTTATTCACAATCAATGGCTCATCAATTTGTAAAATCTTTTCATCAAGCAACAACAGCTGCTTTACAACAGTTTTTACCTGGTACTTCAATGACAACAACGGCATATAGCAAAAATAGTCGAGATGGAGAAATTCGTTCTGCttcctcaaaaatatttccatctgTATCGCAACAAACAGTAATTTCACAATATATTGGTGGTAACAGCACCAACCAAGCATCTTTAACatcgcaacaacaacagcataTGGCAACATatcagcaaaaattttctgaagcaGCAAATATATCTCAAACTCCTTGCTTGCCGCAAGGAAATATTATAGATATAAAACATTCTACCAGCAAAAAGTCTGTTAAGTCTGGCTTAAAGAAAAACAAGCAAGCTTCTCAATTACCATCTACAATATCTCAGTcagataatattttaaatccagGAATAAATCATGGAGGAAGCACGTACCAATCACAAACTTCTgcacataatttttcttcgtatGTTCCTAATATGGCTGGAAAAAGTTCTGACAGTGTATCAAATTCCGTTGGCAAAGTTGGTAGTAGTGCAGGGTCTGGAAGTTCAGGAAGTGCTTTTAACTTTACTACAACAAGCTCGCTAACGCTTCCAGGACCACCTGGTATGGTGTACGGTGAGCCACCAAGCTACTTAGAAGACTTTCGTGGGTCTTCAAATCCATACTATCCAATACCAACATCAACAAACCATAGAAATCCTACAGATATAACTTCCGAAAAAAACCCAGCAACTACATCAACGGTTTCGACACCCTATCACCAGTTTTTGCAACATCCAACTACGCGCTCAGGATATCCCTTTATGAATCCGTCGTTTGATCCCCAACAATGGAATCTAAGAGATGATCAGTTAAGGGCACAAATGATGTTAGCTAGTAATCCCTATTCCCAATCTGGATTTCCAAGACATTTATGGGGCTAg